From the genome of Psychroserpens ponticola, one region includes:
- a CDS encoding ComEC/Rec2 family competence protein, with amino-acid sequence MLHFSGRTLKKAIWFGVVAYLVMFSLGILSYNSHQHKNYPSHYINIKNIEAFISNEITLRIKERLKPTRYHNKYVVELLKVNQINTQGNVLLNIEKNDKSKLYDVDEVLLIRTAFQEIKNPLNPNQFNYKAYLEKQYIYHQLFTEQQLVFQISSTRETILGYADDLRQTINTKLKGFNFKPEELAIINALILGQRQDMNRDMYTDYANAGAIHILAVSGLHVGIILMMLNFILRPLENLKRGSTIKVIIILILLWSFAVVAGLSASVTRAVTMFSIVAIAMHLKRRTNIYNTLSISIFILLLVKPMFLFDVGFQMSYLAVFAIVSIQPLLQKLWMPKWKVTNYFWQIFTVTIAAQLGVAPISLFYFHQFPGLFFISNLAIIPFLGLILGFGILVILLSLLNVLPEAIANLYGSLISSMNYIVTWVSKQESFLIKDISFEFTHVISTYLFLFALILVYKKFRFKQITFLLVSILILQSVSIYTKSKNSAEAFIIFHKTRYSVIGKKQNTSLKVWHNLDSSAVKTEKMLSSYNVGSFIKSITYDSLHNVYKTPHKTLLVIDSVGIYQVRFKPDIILLRNSPRINLKRMIDSLQPQLIIADGSNYKSYVKRWKATCLKEKLLFHQTNEKGAFIIK; translated from the coding sequence ATGCTTCATTTTTCAGGTCGAACACTAAAAAAAGCAATTTGGTTTGGAGTTGTTGCATATCTGGTAATGTTTAGTTTAGGTATATTATCATATAATTCTCATCAACACAAAAACTATCCTAGTCACTATATCAATATTAAAAACATTGAAGCATTCATCTCAAATGAAATAACTTTAAGAATAAAAGAACGACTTAAACCAACGCGATATCACAATAAATACGTTGTAGAATTATTAAAAGTAAATCAGATAAATACACAAGGAAACGTACTATTAAATATTGAAAAAAATGATAAATCAAAATTATATGACGTTGATGAAGTCTTATTAATTCGCACAGCATTTCAAGAAATAAAAAATCCGCTAAATCCAAATCAATTCAATTACAAAGCCTATTTAGAAAAACAATACATCTATCATCAACTATTTACAGAACAGCAACTCGTATTTCAAATATCTTCAACAAGAGAAACTATTTTAGGTTATGCTGATGATTTAAGACAAACTATAAATACAAAATTAAAGGGTTTCAATTTTAAACCAGAAGAATTAGCCATTATAAACGCACTCATTCTAGGTCAAAGACAAGACATGAATCGGGATATGTATACGGATTATGCTAATGCTGGAGCAATCCATATACTAGCCGTTTCAGGATTACATGTTGGCATCATACTAATGATGCTAAATTTTATATTAAGACCTTTAGAAAATTTAAAACGAGGTAGCACCATAAAAGTTATAATCATACTTATTTTATTGTGGAGTTTTGCCGTAGTTGCAGGATTATCGGCTTCGGTAACTAGAGCAGTAACTATGTTTAGTATTGTTGCTATAGCCATGCATTTGAAACGTCGAACGAACATTTACAACACGTTATCTATTTCTATATTTATACTGCTTTTAGTAAAACCAATGTTTTTATTTGATGTTGGTTTTCAAATGAGTTATTTAGCTGTGTTTGCAATAGTTTCAATTCAACCACTATTGCAAAAACTATGGATGCCTAAATGGAAAGTTACAAATTACTTCTGGCAGATATTCACAGTGACAATCGCTGCTCAATTAGGAGTAGCACCAATTAGTTTATTTTACTTTCATCAATTCCCAGGATTGTTTTTCATTTCAAATCTAGCCATTATCCCCTTTTTAGGTTTGATCTTAGGTTTTGGTATTTTAGTGATTCTATTATCACTTTTAAATGTACTTCCTGAAGCCATTGCAAATCTCTACGGAAGCCTTATTAGCTCAATGAATTATATAGTAACATGGGTTTCTAAACAAGAATCATTTCTAATAAAAGACATTTCTTTTGAATTTACTCACGTTATTTCAACTTATCTCTTTTTGTTTGCTTTGATTTTAGTGTATAAAAAATTTCGATTTAAACAAATCACATTTCTATTAGTGTCTATATTGATATTACAAAGTGTTTCAATCTATACAAAAAGCAAAAATAGCGCTGAAGCTTTTATTATATTCCATAAAACCAGATATAGTGTCATCGGAAAAAAGCAAAATACAAGTTTAAAAGTATGGCATAATTTAGACAGTAGTGCTGTAAAAACCGAAAAAATGTTAAGCAGCTACAACGTTGGAAGCTTTATAAAGTCTATCACATATGATTCTTTACACAATGTATATAAAACGCCACATAAGACACTTTTAGTCATTGATAGTGTTGGTATTTACCAAGTACGTTTTAAACCAGATATTATTCTCTTAAGGAATTCGCCAAGAATAAATTTAAAACGGATGATTGATTCTTTACAACCACAACTTATAATTGCAGATGGCAGTAATTATAAATCCTATGTTAAACGTTGGAAAGCAACTTGTTTAAAAGAAAAACTCCTTTTTCATCAAACAAATGAAAAGGGAGCATTTATTATTAAGTAA
- a CDS encoding thioredoxin family protein, with amino-acid sequence MKKITYLFVLALLTSVSGFAQVAEINWVTFEEALELQKKNPKKIMMDVYTSWCGPCKMLDKNTFHNKDVVEFVNKNYYAVKFDAEGDSTIDYDDKTFSNPNYKAELANRRNSAHELTRYLKVSAYPTIVFFDVDAKVISPIRGYQKPQQIELYLKLFLGDDFKSMTTQEDFNAYYEAFKPEFQQ; translated from the coding sequence ATGAAAAAAATAACTTACTTATTCGTTTTAGCTTTATTAACTTCGGTTAGTGGTTTTGCTCAAGTAGCAGAAATTAATTGGGTAACTTTTGAAGAAGCCTTAGAACTTCAAAAGAAAAATCCTAAGAAAATCATGATGGATGTTTACACAAGTTGGTGTGGTCCATGTAAAATGTTAGACAAAAACACATTCCATAATAAAGACGTTGTGGAGTTTGTAAATAAAAATTATTATGCAGTTAAGTTTGATGCTGAAGGTGACTCTACAATAGATTACGATGATAAAACATTTAGTAATCCTAATTATAAAGCTGAATTAGCTAACAGAAGAAATAGCGCGCATGAATTAACTCGTTATTTAAAAGTTAGTGCTTATCCAACTATCGTATTCTTTGATGTTGATGCTAAAGTGATATCTCCAATTAGAGGCTATCAAAAACCACAACAAATTGAATTATACTTGAAATTATTTCTTGGTGATGACTTTAAGTCAATGACCACACAGGAAGATTTTAATGCCTACTATGAGGCATTTAAACCTGAGTTTCAGCAATAA
- a CDS encoding peptide MFS transporter: MNTDIENLFKDKVIGHPAGLFVLFFTEMWERFSFYGMRVLLVNFLTMAAIGYNPGWEWSVENAGALFGTYAMLLYITPIIGGWIADKYTGYRWAVIIGSLIMTLGHASMALETEFSLYLGLVLLVIGTGFFKPTMTSMISEMYKKNPEKKDGAYTIYYMGVNAGAFFGMMLCGYLAEKVGWAYGFGLAGIFMLLGTIQFWLAGSLFGKIGAKPSKVHEVELPQNINEESIVVDETEVEEKPNPFTSLDKILIVLSSVLGLGYAINDPMSKIAGIDIFSALQIGDFEGQYVAVLVALALFVFLAIGRILRYTKVVRHRMFAFIIFAFFTVFFWLSFEQGASSLVIFARDNVDRLLSGSSATIFNIVNTLLTVVPLIIISYVLYVLWKKTYSKIPGSNIVLVICFVAMWAIVGWMLNRDFNTTAYDVSYNAVEQPDLDEKGIQKKNEQGELQFKYTPVTHGMNANSSQKIVSKTITVGEPFADYKVGDKKLIINKNKELTEFSFISSEEVKQRLLSHSESINKDNGFVNATVTKVRDNEVEITVSWFSILNSFFIIVFASFFSKWWESKYNPSAATKYAIGLVVMAIGFGLLAFGSMGIVDGVKVSMVWLILAYLFHTLGELCLSPVGLSYVSKLVPARMIALMFGMWYLAIAIGNKLAAVLGGQIENITKEYSLSTFFLIFTIVPFVAGLLVFTLNPVLKKLMHGVK, translated from the coding sequence ATGAATACTGATATCGAAAATCTATTTAAAGACAAAGTCATTGGACATCCAGCAGGTTTGTTCGTTTTGTTTTTTACTGAAATGTGGGAGCGTTTTTCATTTTATGGGATGCGTGTTCTTTTGGTGAATTTCTTAACCATGGCTGCAATAGGATACAATCCAGGTTGGGAATGGTCAGTTGAAAATGCAGGAGCTCTTTTTGGTACTTATGCTATGCTTCTTTATATAACACCGATTATTGGAGGTTGGATTGCTGATAAATATACAGGTTATAGGTGGGCAGTAATCATTGGGTCTTTAATTATGACTTTAGGTCATGCATCTATGGCATTAGAAACAGAATTCTCTTTATATCTTGGATTAGTTTTATTAGTTATAGGAACAGGGTTTTTTAAGCCAACAATGACCTCTATGATTTCAGAAATGTATAAAAAGAATCCAGAAAAAAAGGATGGTGCTTATACCATTTATTATATGGGTGTTAATGCTGGTGCATTTTTTGGAATGATGCTTTGTGGTTATTTAGCTGAAAAAGTTGGATGGGCTTATGGTTTTGGTCTTGCTGGAATTTTTATGCTTTTAGGTACAATTCAATTTTGGTTAGCAGGAAGTCTTTTTGGAAAGATAGGTGCTAAACCTTCAAAAGTACACGAGGTTGAGTTGCCTCAAAACATCAATGAAGAAAGTATTGTTGTCGATGAAACTGAAGTTGAAGAAAAGCCAAATCCATTTACATCATTAGATAAAATATTAATAGTGCTATCATCAGTACTTGGTTTAGGTTATGCTATTAATGATCCAATGTCTAAAATTGCAGGAATAGATATTTTTTCTGCATTACAAATTGGTGATTTTGAAGGGCAATATGTAGCTGTATTAGTTGCTTTGGCTTTGTTTGTGTTTTTAGCAATTGGTCGAATATTGCGTTACACAAAAGTAGTTAGACACAGAATGTTTGCATTTATCATATTTGCCTTTTTTACTGTATTCTTTTGGTTGTCGTTTGAACAAGGCGCATCATCATTAGTGATTTTTGCGAGAGATAATGTAGATCGCTTGTTAAGTGGATCTTCTGCTACTATTTTTAATATAGTGAATACATTGTTGACAGTAGTTCCTCTTATAATTATTTCATACGTCCTTTATGTTTTATGGAAAAAAACATATAGTAAAATTCCAGGCTCTAATATTGTTTTAGTGATCTGTTTTGTTGCAATGTGGGCAATTGTTGGATGGATGCTAAATAGAGATTTTAATACAACGGCTTATGATGTAAGTTATAATGCTGTAGAGCAACCAGATTTAGATGAAAAGGGCATTCAAAAAAAGAATGAACAAGGAGAATTACAGTTTAAATATACTCCTGTTACTCATGGTATGAATGCAAATTCTTCTCAAAAAATAGTTTCTAAAACCATAACTGTTGGAGAACCTTTTGCTGATTATAAAGTAGGCGATAAAAAACTAATTATAAATAAAAATAAAGAATTAACAGAGTTTTCTTTTATCTCCTCTGAAGAAGTGAAACAGAGGTTATTAAGTCATTCTGAATCAATAAACAAAGATAATGGTTTTGTTAATGCTACAGTAACCAAAGTAAGAGATAATGAAGTTGAAATCACTGTATCTTGGTTTAGTATTTTGAATTCATTTTTTATTATTGTTTTTGCTTCATTCTTTTCAAAATGGTGGGAAAGTAAGTACAACCCTTCAGCAGCAACTAAATATGCAATTGGCCTAGTTGTTATGGCAATAGGCTTTGGTTTGTTGGCTTTTGGATCAATGGGTATTGTTGATGGTGTTAAAGTAAGTATGGTTTGGTTAATATTAGCTTATTTATTTCACACACTTGGAGAGCTTTGTTTGTCACCTGTAGGCTTGTCTTATGTAAGTAAATTGGTGCCAGCACGTATGATTGCTCTAATGTTTGGTATGTGGTACCTAGCTATTGCAATTGGAAATAAATTAGCAGCAGTATTAGGTGGGCAAATAGAAAATATTACTAAAGAATATAGTTTATCTACATTCTTTTTAATATTTACAATAGTGCCATTTGTTGCTGGACTATTAGTATTTACACTTAATCCTGTACTCAAAAAATTGATGCATGGTGTCAAATAA
- a CDS encoding peptide MFS transporter codes for MSTTTLKPHQKELWGHPIGLYVLFFTEMWERFSYYGMRALLVIYMIAKAGHKDGPGLGWSKIEALQLYGWYVMLVYVVSIPGGILADKYLGQKKAVMLGAIILCLGHGTLAIEADWAFFTGLGLIILGVGCLKPNISTMVGGLYKKGDIRRDKGFSIFYIGINLGSLLATTFVGMIVAKWGWHAGFGMAGIAMLLGLFVYVWGQKYIKHVGNKPTVEETKNDVSMVKLFSNIFKSPLQLVIFVILLAFSLYAGFTFEGVDHWGYGALFIFLSFVVGLLMMIFKSLETQIEKDRFLVVLLSFLLVIVFWGAFEQAGGLMSIYTEQKTNRMLLGYLIPTPMFQGLNAGFIILLAVWIANIWAKRKLKNKEASSLFKMATGTIIMGLGFVFMVFAVREYSIEGHSGMQWLVLAYLFHTIGELCSSPVSLSFVTKLAPVKYASLMMGLYFAATGLGGKVAGIIGEYAQLKPYEAKMIASKSDINVFVTKDTLTLTDDIGKEFKAFDFPISRDQEFKIKADVYLENNNIVFEEVVTKENINHLFNITKDDKNDFTANLKSYLTENKVSKAIPFHTELTFQKNEEKLLNRKNIGDGKNYEVSFVLEEQQTKQEFKTFAGITIFTVIFGLLVIVLLKPLKRLTHGAEDNEVEMHNDEAEGFELADN; via the coding sequence ATGTCAACAACAACACTAAAACCTCACCAAAAAGAACTTTGGGGACATCCAATAGGACTTTATGTTCTGTTTTTTACTGAAATGTGGGAACGCTTTTCATATTATGGAATGCGTGCATTACTTGTAATTTATATGATTGCAAAGGCAGGCCATAAAGATGGTCCAGGTTTAGGTTGGTCAAAAATTGAAGCATTGCAGTTATATGGTTGGTATGTTATGTTGGTATATGTGGTTTCTATTCCTGGAGGAATTTTAGCAGATAAATATCTAGGACAAAAAAAAGCAGTCATGCTTGGAGCAATTATCTTGTGTTTAGGTCATGGTACATTAGCAATAGAAGCTGATTGGGCTTTCTTTACAGGTTTAGGCTTAATTATTTTGGGTGTTGGTTGTTTAAAACCTAACATTTCAACAATGGTTGGAGGATTGTATAAAAAAGGAGATATCAGAAGAGATAAAGGCTTCAGTATTTTTTATATTGGAATTAATTTAGGGTCATTGTTAGCAACTACATTTGTAGGAATGATTGTAGCAAAATGGGGTTGGCACGCAGGTTTTGGTATGGCAGGAATTGCAATGTTATTAGGACTTTTTGTCTATGTTTGGGGACAAAAATATATCAAGCATGTTGGTAATAAACCGACAGTTGAAGAAACGAAAAATGATGTTTCAATGGTTAAGTTGTTTTCAAACATCTTTAAATCACCTTTGCAATTAGTGATTTTTGTAATTTTATTAGCATTTTCTTTATATGCAGGATTTACTTTTGAAGGTGTTGATCATTGGGGCTATGGTGCGTTATTTATCTTTTTGTCATTTGTAGTAGGATTATTGATGATGATATTTAAAAGTTTGGAAACACAAATTGAAAAAGATCGATTTTTAGTAGTGCTTTTATCTTTTTTATTAGTCATTGTTTTTTGGGGAGCATTTGAACAAGCTGGTGGCTTAATGAGTATTTACACAGAACAGAAAACAAATAGAATGTTGTTAGGGTATTTAATCCCAACGCCTATGTTTCAAGGTTTAAATGCTGGATTTATTATATTATTAGCAGTTTGGATTGCTAATATTTGGGCAAAACGTAAGCTTAAAAATAAAGAAGCGTCTTCATTATTTAAAATGGCTACAGGAACAATTATCATGGGCTTAGGCTTTGTGTTTATGGTTTTTGCTGTTAGAGAATATAGTATTGAAGGTCATTCAGGAATGCAATGGTTAGTTTTAGCATATCTATTTCATACTATTGGAGAGTTGTGCTCTTCACCTGTGTCTTTATCATTTGTTACTAAATTGGCACCTGTTAAATATGCATCGTTAATGATGGGATTATATTTTGCAGCTACTGGACTTGGAGGAAAAGTTGCGGGAATCATAGGTGAATATGCTCAATTAAAGCCTTACGAGGCAAAAATGATTGCAAGTAAAAGTGATATTAATGTATTTGTTACTAAAGACACCTTAACTCTTACTGATGATATAGGAAAAGAATTTAAAGCATTTGATTTTCCAATATCAAGAGATCAAGAATTTAAAATTAAAGCAGATGTTTATTTAGAAAACAATAATATTGTTTTTGAAGAAGTGGTTACTAAAGAAAATATTAATCATTTATTTAATATTACAAAAGACGATAAAAATGATTTTACAGCAAATCTGAAATCATATTTAACTGAAAATAAAGTTTCTAAAGCAATCCCTTTTCATACGGAATTAACATTTCAAAAGAATGAAGAAAAATTATTAAATAGAAAAAATATAGGTGATGGTAAAAACTATGAAGTTTCTTTTGTATTAGAAGAACAGCAGACAAAACAAGAATTTAAAACATTTGCAGGAATAACTATTTTTACTGTAATCTTCGGTTTATTGGTTATCGTATTGTTAAAACCTTTAAAACGTTTAACACATGGAGCTGAAGATAATGAAGTTGAAATGCATAATGATGAAGCAGAAGGATTTGAATTAGCAGATAATTAA
- a CDS encoding hydroxymethylglutaryl-CoA reductase, degradative, with the protein MHKTITGFSKLSKSDKIDWIVDTYFPNNNSAKIILKQYWNSDNKLQQLHDEFIENTITNYYLPFGVAPNFLINGKTYTIPMTIEESSVVAAASKAAKFWFDRGGFKTEVISTTKIGQVHFTYDGNTEELTSFFKGMKSKFFEDTTSITKSMNNRGGGILDIELKNQTEKLNNYYQLHATFETMDAMGANFINSCLEQFAITLKSEAKTTLKGNLNVVMSILSNYVPNCLVRAEVNCKIEDLTENPNVSPEAFAEKFIQAVRIAEIEPYRAVTHNKGIMNGIDAVVLATGNDFRAVEAGVHAYASRNGSYSSLTHAEVKDGTFKFWMEIPLALGTVGGLTSLHPLVKLALEMLGKPSAKELMQIVAVAGLAQNFAALRSLTTTGIQEGHMKMHLMNILNQFEATTEEKDKLVSHFKTHTVTHSSVVEAITNLRANH; encoded by the coding sequence ATGCATAAAACTATTACTGGTTTTTCTAAATTGTCGAAATCTGATAAAATCGATTGGATAGTAGATACTTATTTTCCAAATAACAATAGTGCCAAAATCATACTCAAACAATATTGGAACAGTGACAATAAACTCCAGCAGTTACATGATGAATTTATAGAAAACACAATAACCAACTACTATCTTCCTTTTGGCGTTGCTCCAAATTTTTTAATTAATGGTAAAACTTATACCATACCAATGACGATTGAAGAAAGTTCGGTTGTGGCTGCTGCAAGTAAAGCTGCAAAATTTTGGTTTGATCGTGGTGGATTTAAAACGGAAGTGATTTCAACTACAAAAATTGGACAAGTTCATTTTACATATGATGGAAACACCGAAGAATTAACGTCCTTTTTTAAAGGAATGAAATCTAAATTTTTTGAAGACACGACTTCTATCACTAAAAGCATGAATAATCGTGGTGGTGGTATTCTTGATATTGAACTTAAAAACCAAACAGAAAAGCTCAATAATTATTATCAATTACATGCCACTTTTGAAACCATGGATGCCATGGGAGCAAATTTCATAAATAGTTGCTTAGAACAATTCGCAATAACTCTTAAATCTGAAGCAAAAACAACTTTGAAAGGCAATTTAAATGTCGTAATGAGTATTTTATCTAACTACGTTCCAAACTGTTTAGTTAGGGCTGAAGTGAATTGTAAAATTGAGGATTTAACTGAAAATCCAAATGTATCTCCAGAGGCTTTCGCTGAAAAATTCATACAAGCTGTAAGAATAGCAGAAATTGAACCTTATCGAGCTGTAACTCATAACAAAGGCATTATGAATGGTATAGATGCTGTGGTTTTAGCAACTGGAAACGATTTTAGAGCAGTTGAGGCAGGAGTACATGCCTACGCGTCCAGAAATGGGTCATACTCAAGTTTAACTCATGCTGAAGTAAAAGATGGTACGTTCAAATTTTGGATGGAAATCCCTTTAGCTCTCGGAACTGTTGGTGGTTTAACAAGTTTGCATCCTTTGGTGAAATTAGCTTTAGAAATGCTTGGCAAACCTTCAGCAAAAGAACTCATGCAAATTGTTGCTGTTGCAGGATTAGCACAAAATTTTGCAGCATTACGTTCACTGACAACTACTGGAATTCAAGAAGGACACATGAAAATGCACCTTATGAATATTTTAAACCAATTTGAAGCCACTACAGAAGAAAAAGACAAACTTGTGTCACATTTTAAAACACATACTGTAACCCATAGCTCTGTTGTGGAAGCAATTACTAATTTAAGAGCCAACCACTAG
- a CDS encoding GYDIA family GHMP kinase yields the protein MKHFYSHGKLLLTGEYVVLDGALSLAIPTKLGQNLKVEDNTFGELHWISIDENGQVWFEDTFKIQTNGTLKQLQNGNSISNRLLQVLNTAKKLNPDFLADEKGYKVTTQLEFPKIWGLGTSSTLINNISNWANINPYTLLDLSFSGSGYDIACAEANEPITYKINQDAILNQVQDDNKREIKTVDFNPSFKNDLYFVHLNQKQNSREGIAQYRANTSGLSDDIKNINQITRDMIDCDLLEDFQKLIDRHEQIISNIIKQKPVKKRLFKDFNGSIKSLGAWGGDFVLAASKDDPKTYFKGKGFSTIIAFNDMILK from the coding sequence GTGAAACATTTTTACAGTCATGGAAAATTGCTTCTAACTGGAGAATATGTCGTTCTTGATGGTGCTTTGTCATTAGCTATTCCAACAAAATTAGGACAAAATCTAAAGGTGGAAGACAACACTTTTGGTGAATTACATTGGATCAGTATTGATGAAAACGGACAGGTTTGGTTTGAAGACACATTTAAAATTCAAACTAATGGGACCCTGAAACAATTGCAGAATGGCAATTCTATTTCTAATCGGTTACTTCAAGTATTAAACACTGCCAAAAAACTTAATCCTGATTTTTTAGCTGATGAAAAAGGGTATAAAGTTACGACACAACTTGAATTTCCAAAAATTTGGGGTTTAGGTACATCTTCAACGTTAATCAATAATATTTCAAATTGGGCAAATATCAACCCTTACACCTTACTTGACTTATCTTTTAGTGGTAGTGGTTATGATATTGCTTGTGCAGAAGCTAACGAGCCTATTACTTACAAGATTAACCAAGATGCAATCTTGAATCAAGTTCAGGATGACAACAAAAGAGAAATTAAAACAGTTGATTTTAATCCTTCATTTAAAAACGACTTATATTTTGTTCATTTGAATCAAAAGCAAAATAGCAGAGAAGGTATTGCTCAATACCGAGCAAATACATCAGGTTTAAGCGATGATATTAAAAACATCAATCAAATTACTCGAGATATGATTGATTGTGATTTGTTAGAAGACTTTCAAAAACTAATTGATCGTCATGAACAAATCATTTCTAATATCATAAAACAAAAACCCGTTAAAAAACGTTTATTTAAAGACTTTAACGGCAGCATAAAAAGTCTTGGTGCTTGGGGAGGCGATTTTGTTTTAGCGGCATCTAAAGATGATCCTAAGACTTATTTTAAAGGCAAGGGATTTTCAACTATTATTGCGTTCAACGATATGATTTTAAAATAA
- a CDS encoding peptidylprolyl isomerase, with protein sequence MAVLNKIRQRSLFLILIIALALFSFVLTDLFRNSDALFGGSQDVVATVNGTNINRTDFMNRVEQMQSQLGPNSTSTQAMSRVYDQEVRKAIMASQFENLGLSVEQDQMKDLLKQSFSSYPEFQNEAGVFDENKLTEFVNNLKTLNGQSAPLSTFQINYQQWVSTENNIALGAQERAYFAMVKAGVNATLGEAEVDYMLENATRDLNYVQVPFTSIADSLVDVSKADITKYIGQHKDKYEVDATRDISFVEFKEVASVEDEENLKTELLKLLDDKVLFNEATNANETIIGLRNTKDIESFVNSNSDITYNDAFLSKSQLPSVAADTIYNTNVGGIYGPYKDAGFYKLSKVVAETQLPDSVKVRHILVPYAGAQSAQPTVTATLDEARSLADSIKTVVTVNPSKFPELVTEFSSDQGSVANGGEYDFHPITQMVKPFSDFEFQNQIGDIGVVQTVFGFHIIEILDQKNKSRAIKVATIAREIEPSEKTIDATFTEASKFELALQKESYDDAAKERNFTAKPVNGIKVLDENIPGLGSQRTIVRWAFEDGTKVGDYKRFSIPSGGYAVVQVVKATKKGLMDAESASATVLSEIRNEKKAAMILDGITGTTVADIAKNQGRASSNASAVNMKNPTLSGAGAEPKVVGAAFGLEEGGVSKPIVGNKGVYVVEVTKINEATSLDNYQAIANRLSTARTNAAQTKVYEALKETADIDDNRARFF encoded by the coding sequence ATGGCAGTTTTAAATAAAATTAGACAACGTTCTTTGTTTTTGATTCTAATCATTGCACTAGCATTGTTCTCATTTGTACTTACCGATTTGTTTAGAAACAGTGATGCTCTATTTGGAGGTTCTCAAGATGTAGTTGCTACCGTAAATGGTACAAACATTAACAGAACTGACTTTATGAATAGAGTTGAACAAATGCAAAGTCAGTTAGGTCCAAATTCTACTTCAACTCAAGCGATGTCTAGAGTTTACGATCAAGAAGTGAGAAAAGCTATTATGGCTTCTCAATTTGAAAACCTTGGTTTAAGTGTTGAGCAAGATCAAATGAAAGATTTATTAAAGCAAAGTTTTTCTAGCTATCCAGAGTTTCAAAATGAAGCAGGTGTTTTTGATGAAAACAAACTGACAGAATTTGTAAATAACTTGAAAACACTTAATGGGCAAAGTGCTCCGTTAAGTACTTTTCAAATTAACTATCAACAATGGGTAAGTACTGAAAATAATATTGCCTTAGGTGCTCAAGAAAGAGCATATTTCGCGATGGTTAAAGCAGGAGTTAATGCTACTTTAGGTGAAGCTGAAGTTGATTATATGTTAGAAAATGCTACTAGAGATTTAAATTACGTTCAAGTACCTTTTACATCTATCGCAGATAGTTTAGTGGATGTTTCTAAAGCAGACATCACAAAATATATTGGTCAGCATAAAGATAAATATGAAGTTGATGCTACTAGAGATATTAGCTTTGTAGAGTTTAAGGAAGTTGCTAGTGTTGAAGATGAAGAGAATCTTAAAACTGAATTATTAAAGTTATTAGATGATAAAGTTCTTTTTAATGAAGCAACTAATGCTAATGAAACTATAATTGGACTTAGAAACACAAAAGACATTGAAAGTTTTGTAAATTCTAATTCTGATATTACTTATAATGATGCGTTTTTAAGTAAGTCTCAATTGCCTTCAGTAGCTGCTGATACAATCTATAATACCAATGTTGGTGGAATTTACGGTCCTTACAAAGATGCTGGATTCTATAAGTTGTCTAAAGTTGTTGCAGAAACTCAATTGCCAGATTCAGTAAAAGTAAGACACATTTTAGTTCCTTACGCTGGTGCTCAAAGTGCTCAGCCAACAGTAACAGCTACTCTTGATGAAGCAAGATCATTAGCAGATAGTATTAAAACGGTTGTAACGGTTAATCCTTCTAAGTTTCCAGAATTAGTAACTGAATTTTCTTCAGATCAAGGAAGTGTTGCTAATGGTGGTGAATATGACTTTCACCCAATTACGCAAATGGTTAAGCCTTTTAGTGATTTTGAATTCCAAAACCAAATAGGTGATATTGGTGTGGTTCAAACCGTGTTTGGATTCCATATTATTGAAATATTAGATCAAAAAAATAAATCTAGAGCAATAAAAGTTGCAACGATAGCTCGTGAAATTGAACCTTCTGAAAAAACGATTGATGCAACATTTACTGAAGCGTCTAAATTTGAATTGGCATTGCAAAAGGAATCTTATGATGATGCGGCTAAAGAACGTAATTTTACAGCTAAGCCAGTAAACGGAATTAAAGTTCTTGATGAAAATATTCCTGGTTTAGGAAGTCAAAGAACAATTGTTCGTTGGGCTTTTGAAGATGGAACGAAAGTAGGAGACTACAAACGTTTCTCTATACCTAGTGGAGGTTATGCTGTAGTTCAAGTTGTAAAAGCAACTAAAAAAGGACTAATGGATGCAGAAAGTGCTTCCGCAACAGTTCTTTCTGAAATAAGAAATGAGAAAAAGGCGGCTATGATTTTAGATGGAATTACAGGAACTACAGTTGCTGATATTGCTAAAAATCAAGGTAGAGCTTCAAGTAATGCGTCTGCTGTTAATATGAAAAATCCAACTTTATCAGGAGCTGGAGCAGAGCCTAAAGTAGTTGGTGCTGCTTTCGGATTAGAAGAAGGAGGAGTGTCTAAGCCTATCGTAGGAAATAAAGGTGTATATGTAGTAGAAGTTACTAAAATTAACGAAGCGACTTCTTTAGACAACTACCAAGCTATTGCTAATCGTTTAAGTACAGCAAGAACGAATGCTGCTCAAACTAAAGTATATGAAGCTTTAAAAGAAACTGCAGATATAGATGATAACAGAGCTAGATTTTTCTAG